The Eleginops maclovinus isolate JMC-PN-2008 ecotype Puerto Natales chromosome 3, JC_Emac_rtc_rv5, whole genome shotgun sequence genome includes a region encoding these proteins:
- the pbxip1b gene encoding pre-B-cell leukemia homeobox interacting protein 1b isoform X1, with protein sequence MSGVSSANNSWTILAPEETVAETLRPLAEGTEHHEEGLATAAASPGESHPADSAESSEELPEEGHHMLSEDKAAELSEDTGTEEHTSVPTADTDAPPPSSLEVSDSVVPGSDELSQSEGLPEGPAETSPDPDSFSDSYTHISPSPDEPPASLLSTETLGGVEFTQEVERLVQEEALHSLNGEEIQYEGEESELFARTADLGKQADSPGDSGVGEERTEKTGEEPGPEVRRRRSLLAALERVGRADEEEEVEEEFQLPQREEDSGFSVNKCILGALILVGLGTIFLSGVFMDLDEESDYGTMELKDAEVPGKQEWLSLEVPPPPVDADSTELLNKLDEGNQKISVLQAQLQEQGEELKVAKGQAAEGAKERLRREGLEEENSRLKKEMASLPVLQKENERMKRELESVPALHKELETLRSTVTELKIPSAASEAAPAPAPAPAPAPDPVKLTTPPSSGQPEESTQEAAGSTERQPTKPLEEKKKDVKKDKSDIGENKEWKEKSEWKEGKNERKDGGKTEWKKGKHEQGKFEKEKDKQGKVKKASDETQPWKEKDWKKEKSSRGDEGKPWKDRAEKKEGKGKSEGKGKREEKDWNKAKHEKVKEGKQWSGKEEKDWKVGKDRGEKNKGKEEWKKGGKDGYKESTKGKWEKEDRKDKGGKKEWIKKESDWKGKNSKDHSKGKGEKKQWEERKHPERKGKDERKQWNNGKDEKEGKRKDEGKQWEKKEEPWKRGGEKDRKHTGDRKKDGSSPQKRKSNDHKNHKEEPLWADRKPPHTYSRPSLDQPEYWAQQTDRLQQNPKPTQQCNSLETCAQAEGLLPVPLAQFEAILQTYLSKAEEAGVAASKTDELKKLAAKFFKEGFFVHEQTSFAEFAEDLEDILEDMVEGDDEADEEDSDLEDEMEEFGKEVLQKFAAPVAVEKEGRAKGEGRKESARGRG encoded by the exons ATGTCTGGTGTCAGCAGTGCTAACAACAGCTGGACTATCCTCGCTCCTGAG GAGACTGTTGCTGAAACCCTGAGGCCTTTGGCAGAGGGGACAGAGCACCATGAAGAGGGCCTTGCCACTGCAGCAG CGAGTCCGGGGGAGAGCCATCCTGCAGACAGTGCAGAGTCATCGGAGGAGCTCCCTGAGGAGGGCCACCACATG CTATCAGAAGACAAAGCGGCAGAGCTAAGTGAAGACACAGGGACAGAGGAACACACCTCCGTACCAACCGCCGACACTGATGCCCCCCCTCCCAGCTCTCTGGAAGTATCCGACAGCGTTGTCCCTGGCAGTGATGAACTCAGCCAGTCAGAGGGCCTCCCTGAGGGCCCGGCAGAGACCAGCCCTGACCCGGACTCATTTTCTGACTCCTACACCCACATATCCCCCTCCCCTGATGAGCCCCCAGCCTCACTGCTGAGCACAGAGACTCTGGGAGGGGTGGAGTtcacacaggaagtggagaggcTCGTACAGGAAGAAGCGCTGCATTCGCTGAACGGGGAAGAGATACAATATGAAGGGGAGGAGTCAGAGCTTTTCGCCAGAACAGCCGACTTAGGGAAACAGGCAG ACTCCCCTGGGGATTCCGGGGTGGGTGAGGAGAGAACTGAGAAGACGGGAGAAGAGCCAGGGccagaggtgaggaggaggaggtctcTCTTGGCAGCTCTGGAGCGCGTTGGACGGGCGGACGAAGAAGAGGAAGTCGAGGAAGAGTTTCAGCTGCCACAGCGGGAGGAGGACAGCGGGTTCTCTGTGAACAAGTGCATACTGGGTGCTCTCATTCTGGTGGGCCTTGGCACCATCTTTTTGTCAG GTGTCTTCATGGACCTGGATGAGG AGAGCGATTATGGCACAATGGAGCTGAAAGATGCAGAAGTACCAGGAAAGCAG GAGTGGCTTAGTCTAGAGGTTCCTCCTCCCCCAGTAGATGCTGACAGCACAGAGCTACTAAATAAATTAGACGAAGGGAACCAGAAGATTTCTGTGCTACAAGCCCAACTTCAG gaACAGGGAGAAGAGCTAAAAGTAGCCAAGGGACAAGCAGCAGAGGGAGCAAAGGAGCGGCTGCGGAGGGAGGGGCTGGAGGAGGAAAACAGTAGGTTGAAGAAAGAGATGGCATCTCTCCCTGTGCTTCAGAAAGAGAACgagaggatgaagagagagcTGGAGTCTGTCCCTGCCCTACACAAAGAGCTAGAAACTCTGAGATCCACTGTGACTGAATTAAAAATCCCCTCAG cagCCAGCGAAGCAGCACCAGCTCCAGcaccagctccagctccagctccagatCCTGTGAAGCTCACCACACCACCCTCTAGTGGCCAGCCAGAGGAGAGCACACAGGAAGCAGCTGGATCCACAGAGAGACAGCCCACAAAGCCAttggaggagaagaaaaaagatgtgAAGAAAGATAAAAGTGACATAGGCGAGAATAAGGAGTGGAAAGAGAAATCTGaatggaaggaaggaaagaatgAGCGGAAAGATGGGGGGAAAACAGAatggaaaaagggaaaacatgagCAAGGAAAGTTTGAAAAGGAGAAAGATAAGCAAGGTAAGGTAAAGAAAGCCAGTGATGAGACACAACCATGGAAGGAGAAAGActggaagaaagaaaagtccAGCAGAGGTGATGAAGGGAAACCATGGAAGGATAGGGCAGAGAAGAAAGAGGGGAAAGGAAAGAGTGAggggaaaggaaagagggaggagaaagactGGAACAAAGCAAAGCATGAGAAAGTGAAGGAGGGTAAACAGTGGAGCGGTAAGGAAGAGAAGGATTGGAAGGTAGGAAAAGACCGTGGAGAGAAGAACAAGGGCAAGGAGGAATGGAAGAAGGGAGGGAAAGATGGCTACAAGGAAAGTACCAAAGGGAAATGGGAGAAAGAAGATCGGAAAGACAAAGGAGGGAAGAAAGAGtggataaaaaaggaaagtgactGGAAAGGAAAGAACAGCAAAGATCATAGCAAAGGAAAGGGTGAAAAGAAACAGTGGGAAGAGAGGAAACATccagagaggaaggggaaggaTGAGAGGAAACAGTGGAACAATGGTAAAGATGAGaaggaggggaagaggaaagATGAGGGGAAACAGTGGGAAAAGAAGGAAGAACCGTGGAAGAGAGGAGgtgagaaagacagaaaacacaccgGAGATCGGAAAAAGGACGGATCCAGCCCCCAGAAACGCAAATCTAACGATCATAAAAACCACAAGGAAGAGCCTCTATGGGCAGACAGGAAGCCTCCTCACACCTACAGCCGGCCCTCCCTGGATCAGCCCGAGTACTGGGCGCAGCAGACAGACCGCCTCCAGCAAAATCCCAAACCAACGCAGCAGTGCAACTCACTGGAGACCTGCGCTCAGGCGGAGGGGCTGCTGCCTGTCCCCCTGGCCCAGTTCGAGGCCATCCTCCAAACGTACCTATCCAAAGCAGAGGAGGCCGGAGTGGCTGCTTCCAAAACAGATGAGCTCAAAAAGCTAGCCGCCAAATTTTTCAAGGAGGGATTCTTCGTCCACGAGCAGACGAGCTTCGCAGAGTTCGCCGAGGATTTGGAAGATATTTTGGAAGACATGGTAGAAGGGGATGACGAGGCGGACGAAGAGGACAGTGACCTAGAGGATGAAATGGAGGAGTTCGGCAAAGAAGTCCTACAAAAGTTTGCAGCACCCGTGGCTGtggagaaagaggggagagccaaaggagaggggaggaaggagagcgCACGAGGACGCGGCTGA
- the pbxip1b gene encoding pre-B-cell leukemia homeobox interacting protein 1b isoform X5, translating to MSGVSSANNSWTILAPEETVAETLRPLAEGTEHHEEGLATAAASPGESHPADSAESSEELPEEGHHMLSEDKAAELSEDTGTEEHTSVPTADTDAPPPSSLEVSDSVVPGSDELSQSEGLPEGPAETSPDPDSFSDSYTHISPSPDEPPASLLSTETLGGVEFTQEVERLVQEEALHSLNGEEIQYEGEESELFARTADLGKQADSPGDSGVGEERTEKTGEEPGPEVRRRRSLLAALERVGRADEEEEVEEEFQLPQREEDSGFSVNKCILGALILVGLGTIFLSGVFMDLDEESDYGTMELKDAEVPGKQEWLSLEVPPPPVDADSTELLNKLDEGNQKISVLQAQLQEQGEELKVAKGQAAEGAKERLRREGLEEENTSEAAPAPAPAPAPAPDPVKLTTPPSSGQPEESTQEAAGSTERQPTKPLEEKKKDVKKDKSDIGENKEWKEKSEWKEGKNERKDGGKTEWKKGKHEQGKFEKEKDKQGKVKKASDETQPWKEKDWKKEKSSRGDEGKPWKDRAEKKEGKGKSEGKGKREEKDWNKAKHEKVKEGKQWSGKEEKDWKVGKDRGEKNKGKEEWKKGGKDGYKESTKGKWEKEDRKDKGGKKEWIKKESDWKGKNSKDHSKGKGEKKQWEERKHPERKGKDERKQWNNGKDEKEGKRKDEGKQWEKKEEPWKRGGEKDRKHTGDRKKDGSSPQKRKSNDHKNHKEEPLWADRKPPHTYSRPSLDQPEYWAQQTDRLQQNPKPTQQCNSLETCAQAEGLLPVPLAQFEAILQTYLSKAEEAGVAASKTDELKKLAAKFFKEGFFVHEQTSFAEFAEDLEDILEDMVEGDDEADEEDSDLEDEMEEFGKEVLQKFAAPVAVEKEGRAKGEGRKESARGRG from the exons ATGTCTGGTGTCAGCAGTGCTAACAACAGCTGGACTATCCTCGCTCCTGAG GAGACTGTTGCTGAAACCCTGAGGCCTTTGGCAGAGGGGACAGAGCACCATGAAGAGGGCCTTGCCACTGCAGCAG CGAGTCCGGGGGAGAGCCATCCTGCAGACAGTGCAGAGTCATCGGAGGAGCTCCCTGAGGAGGGCCACCACATG CTATCAGAAGACAAAGCGGCAGAGCTAAGTGAAGACACAGGGACAGAGGAACACACCTCCGTACCAACCGCCGACACTGATGCCCCCCCTCCCAGCTCTCTGGAAGTATCCGACAGCGTTGTCCCTGGCAGTGATGAACTCAGCCAGTCAGAGGGCCTCCCTGAGGGCCCGGCAGAGACCAGCCCTGACCCGGACTCATTTTCTGACTCCTACACCCACATATCCCCCTCCCCTGATGAGCCCCCAGCCTCACTGCTGAGCACAGAGACTCTGGGAGGGGTGGAGTtcacacaggaagtggagaggcTCGTACAGGAAGAAGCGCTGCATTCGCTGAACGGGGAAGAGATACAATATGAAGGGGAGGAGTCAGAGCTTTTCGCCAGAACAGCCGACTTAGGGAAACAGGCAG ACTCCCCTGGGGATTCCGGGGTGGGTGAGGAGAGAACTGAGAAGACGGGAGAAGAGCCAGGGccagaggtgaggaggaggaggtctcTCTTGGCAGCTCTGGAGCGCGTTGGACGGGCGGACGAAGAAGAGGAAGTCGAGGAAGAGTTTCAGCTGCCACAGCGGGAGGAGGACAGCGGGTTCTCTGTGAACAAGTGCATACTGGGTGCTCTCATTCTGGTGGGCCTTGGCACCATCTTTTTGTCAG GTGTCTTCATGGACCTGGATGAGG AGAGCGATTATGGCACAATGGAGCTGAAAGATGCAGAAGTACCAGGAAAGCAG GAGTGGCTTAGTCTAGAGGTTCCTCCTCCCCCAGTAGATGCTGACAGCACAGAGCTACTAAATAAATTAGACGAAGGGAACCAGAAGATTTCTGTGCTACAAGCCCAACTTCAG gaACAGGGAGAAGAGCTAAAAGTAGCCAAGGGACAAGCAGCAGAGGGAGCAAAGGAGCGGCTGCGGAGGGAGGGGCTGGAGGAGGAAAACA CCAGCGAAGCAGCACCAGCTCCAGcaccagctccagctccagctccagatCCTGTGAAGCTCACCACACCACCCTCTAGTGGCCAGCCAGAGGAGAGCACACAGGAAGCAGCTGGATCCACAGAGAGACAGCCCACAAAGCCAttggaggagaagaaaaaagatgtgAAGAAAGATAAAAGTGACATAGGCGAGAATAAGGAGTGGAAAGAGAAATCTGaatggaaggaaggaaagaatgAGCGGAAAGATGGGGGGAAAACAGAatggaaaaagggaaaacatgagCAAGGAAAGTTTGAAAAGGAGAAAGATAAGCAAGGTAAGGTAAAGAAAGCCAGTGATGAGACACAACCATGGAAGGAGAAAGActggaagaaagaaaagtccAGCAGAGGTGATGAAGGGAAACCATGGAAGGATAGGGCAGAGAAGAAAGAGGGGAAAGGAAAGAGTGAggggaaaggaaagagggaggagaaagactGGAACAAAGCAAAGCATGAGAAAGTGAAGGAGGGTAAACAGTGGAGCGGTAAGGAAGAGAAGGATTGGAAGGTAGGAAAAGACCGTGGAGAGAAGAACAAGGGCAAGGAGGAATGGAAGAAGGGAGGGAAAGATGGCTACAAGGAAAGTACCAAAGGGAAATGGGAGAAAGAAGATCGGAAAGACAAAGGAGGGAAGAAAGAGtggataaaaaaggaaagtgactGGAAAGGAAAGAACAGCAAAGATCATAGCAAAGGAAAGGGTGAAAAGAAACAGTGGGAAGAGAGGAAACATccagagaggaaggggaaggaTGAGAGGAAACAGTGGAACAATGGTAAAGATGAGaaggaggggaagaggaaagATGAGGGGAAACAGTGGGAAAAGAAGGAAGAACCGTGGAAGAGAGGAGgtgagaaagacagaaaacacaccgGAGATCGGAAAAAGGACGGATCCAGCCCCCAGAAACGCAAATCTAACGATCATAAAAACCACAAGGAAGAGCCTCTATGGGCAGACAGGAAGCCTCCTCACACCTACAGCCGGCCCTCCCTGGATCAGCCCGAGTACTGGGCGCAGCAGACAGACCGCCTCCAGCAAAATCCCAAACCAACGCAGCAGTGCAACTCACTGGAGACCTGCGCTCAGGCGGAGGGGCTGCTGCCTGTCCCCCTGGCCCAGTTCGAGGCCATCCTCCAAACGTACCTATCCAAAGCAGAGGAGGCCGGAGTGGCTGCTTCCAAAACAGATGAGCTCAAAAAGCTAGCCGCCAAATTTTTCAAGGAGGGATTCTTCGTCCACGAGCAGACGAGCTTCGCAGAGTTCGCCGAGGATTTGGAAGATATTTTGGAAGACATGGTAGAAGGGGATGACGAGGCGGACGAAGAGGACAGTGACCTAGAGGATGAAATGGAGGAGTTCGGCAAAGAAGTCCTACAAAAGTTTGCAGCACCCGTGGCTGtggagaaagaggggagagccaaaggagaggggaggaaggagagcgCACGAGGACGCGGCTGA
- the pbxip1b gene encoding pre-B-cell leukemia homeobox interacting protein 1b isoform X3 — MSGVSSANNSWTILAPEETVAETLRPLAEGTEHHEEGLATAAASPGESHPADSAESSEELPEEGHHMLSEDKAAELSEDTGTEEHTSVPTADTDAPPPSSLEVSDSVVPGSDELSQSEGLPEGPAETSPDPDSFSDSYTHISPSPDEPPASLLSTETLGGVEFTQEVERLVQEEALHSLNGEEIQYEGEESELFARTADLGKQADSPGDSGVGEERTEKTGEEPGPEVRRRRSLLAALERVGRADEEEEVEEEFQLPQREEDSGFSVNKCILGALILVGLGTIFLSESDYGTMELKDAEVPGKQEWLSLEVPPPPVDADSTELLNKLDEGNQKISVLQAQLQEQGEELKVAKGQAAEGAKERLRREGLEEENSRLKKEMASLPVLQKENERMKRELESVPALHKELETLRSTVTELKIPSAASEAAPAPAPAPAPAPDPVKLTTPPSSGQPEESTQEAAGSTERQPTKPLEEKKKDVKKDKSDIGENKEWKEKSEWKEGKNERKDGGKTEWKKGKHEQGKFEKEKDKQGKVKKASDETQPWKEKDWKKEKSSRGDEGKPWKDRAEKKEGKGKSEGKGKREEKDWNKAKHEKVKEGKQWSGKEEKDWKVGKDRGEKNKGKEEWKKGGKDGYKESTKGKWEKEDRKDKGGKKEWIKKESDWKGKNSKDHSKGKGEKKQWEERKHPERKGKDERKQWNNGKDEKEGKRKDEGKQWEKKEEPWKRGGEKDRKHTGDRKKDGSSPQKRKSNDHKNHKEEPLWADRKPPHTYSRPSLDQPEYWAQQTDRLQQNPKPTQQCNSLETCAQAEGLLPVPLAQFEAILQTYLSKAEEAGVAASKTDELKKLAAKFFKEGFFVHEQTSFAEFAEDLEDILEDMVEGDDEADEEDSDLEDEMEEFGKEVLQKFAAPVAVEKEGRAKGEGRKESARGRG, encoded by the exons ATGTCTGGTGTCAGCAGTGCTAACAACAGCTGGACTATCCTCGCTCCTGAG GAGACTGTTGCTGAAACCCTGAGGCCTTTGGCAGAGGGGACAGAGCACCATGAAGAGGGCCTTGCCACTGCAGCAG CGAGTCCGGGGGAGAGCCATCCTGCAGACAGTGCAGAGTCATCGGAGGAGCTCCCTGAGGAGGGCCACCACATG CTATCAGAAGACAAAGCGGCAGAGCTAAGTGAAGACACAGGGACAGAGGAACACACCTCCGTACCAACCGCCGACACTGATGCCCCCCCTCCCAGCTCTCTGGAAGTATCCGACAGCGTTGTCCCTGGCAGTGATGAACTCAGCCAGTCAGAGGGCCTCCCTGAGGGCCCGGCAGAGACCAGCCCTGACCCGGACTCATTTTCTGACTCCTACACCCACATATCCCCCTCCCCTGATGAGCCCCCAGCCTCACTGCTGAGCACAGAGACTCTGGGAGGGGTGGAGTtcacacaggaagtggagaggcTCGTACAGGAAGAAGCGCTGCATTCGCTGAACGGGGAAGAGATACAATATGAAGGGGAGGAGTCAGAGCTTTTCGCCAGAACAGCCGACTTAGGGAAACAGGCAG ACTCCCCTGGGGATTCCGGGGTGGGTGAGGAGAGAACTGAGAAGACGGGAGAAGAGCCAGGGccagaggtgaggaggaggaggtctcTCTTGGCAGCTCTGGAGCGCGTTGGACGGGCGGACGAAGAAGAGGAAGTCGAGGAAGAGTTTCAGCTGCCACAGCGGGAGGAGGACAGCGGGTTCTCTGTGAACAAGTGCATACTGGGTGCTCTCATTCTGGTGGGCCTTGGCACCATCTTTTTGTCAG AGAGCGATTATGGCACAATGGAGCTGAAAGATGCAGAAGTACCAGGAAAGCAG GAGTGGCTTAGTCTAGAGGTTCCTCCTCCCCCAGTAGATGCTGACAGCACAGAGCTACTAAATAAATTAGACGAAGGGAACCAGAAGATTTCTGTGCTACAAGCCCAACTTCAG gaACAGGGAGAAGAGCTAAAAGTAGCCAAGGGACAAGCAGCAGAGGGAGCAAAGGAGCGGCTGCGGAGGGAGGGGCTGGAGGAGGAAAACAGTAGGTTGAAGAAAGAGATGGCATCTCTCCCTGTGCTTCAGAAAGAGAACgagaggatgaagagagagcTGGAGTCTGTCCCTGCCCTACACAAAGAGCTAGAAACTCTGAGATCCACTGTGACTGAATTAAAAATCCCCTCAG cagCCAGCGAAGCAGCACCAGCTCCAGcaccagctccagctccagctccagatCCTGTGAAGCTCACCACACCACCCTCTAGTGGCCAGCCAGAGGAGAGCACACAGGAAGCAGCTGGATCCACAGAGAGACAGCCCACAAAGCCAttggaggagaagaaaaaagatgtgAAGAAAGATAAAAGTGACATAGGCGAGAATAAGGAGTGGAAAGAGAAATCTGaatggaaggaaggaaagaatgAGCGGAAAGATGGGGGGAAAACAGAatggaaaaagggaaaacatgagCAAGGAAAGTTTGAAAAGGAGAAAGATAAGCAAGGTAAGGTAAAGAAAGCCAGTGATGAGACACAACCATGGAAGGAGAAAGActggaagaaagaaaagtccAGCAGAGGTGATGAAGGGAAACCATGGAAGGATAGGGCAGAGAAGAAAGAGGGGAAAGGAAAGAGTGAggggaaaggaaagagggaggagaaagactGGAACAAAGCAAAGCATGAGAAAGTGAAGGAGGGTAAACAGTGGAGCGGTAAGGAAGAGAAGGATTGGAAGGTAGGAAAAGACCGTGGAGAGAAGAACAAGGGCAAGGAGGAATGGAAGAAGGGAGGGAAAGATGGCTACAAGGAAAGTACCAAAGGGAAATGGGAGAAAGAAGATCGGAAAGACAAAGGAGGGAAGAAAGAGtggataaaaaaggaaagtgactGGAAAGGAAAGAACAGCAAAGATCATAGCAAAGGAAAGGGTGAAAAGAAACAGTGGGAAGAGAGGAAACATccagagaggaaggggaaggaTGAGAGGAAACAGTGGAACAATGGTAAAGATGAGaaggaggggaagaggaaagATGAGGGGAAACAGTGGGAAAAGAAGGAAGAACCGTGGAAGAGAGGAGgtgagaaagacagaaaacacaccgGAGATCGGAAAAAGGACGGATCCAGCCCCCAGAAACGCAAATCTAACGATCATAAAAACCACAAGGAAGAGCCTCTATGGGCAGACAGGAAGCCTCCTCACACCTACAGCCGGCCCTCCCTGGATCAGCCCGAGTACTGGGCGCAGCAGACAGACCGCCTCCAGCAAAATCCCAAACCAACGCAGCAGTGCAACTCACTGGAGACCTGCGCTCAGGCGGAGGGGCTGCTGCCTGTCCCCCTGGCCCAGTTCGAGGCCATCCTCCAAACGTACCTATCCAAAGCAGAGGAGGCCGGAGTGGCTGCTTCCAAAACAGATGAGCTCAAAAAGCTAGCCGCCAAATTTTTCAAGGAGGGATTCTTCGTCCACGAGCAGACGAGCTTCGCAGAGTTCGCCGAGGATTTGGAAGATATTTTGGAAGACATGGTAGAAGGGGATGACGAGGCGGACGAAGAGGACAGTGACCTAGAGGATGAAATGGAGGAGTTCGGCAAAGAAGTCCTACAAAAGTTTGCAGCACCCGTGGCTGtggagaaagaggggagagccaaaggagaggggaggaaggagagcgCACGAGGACGCGGCTGA